One genomic window of Paramormyrops kingsleyae isolate MSU_618 chromosome 20, PKINGS_0.4, whole genome shotgun sequence includes the following:
- the soul4 gene encoding LOW QUALITY PROTEIN: heme-binding protein soul4 (The sequence of the model RefSeq protein was modified relative to this genomic sequence to represent the inferred CDS: deleted 1 base in 1 codon) yields the protein MALISIEDLAELEDEYLDDVTQNSEPMEDNDEERLYAHWQAVASMHQVSVPREMIGPIQEMTRRNQAANEREEVPSVTLSRHEKLGESVYEERIYPPGRWACVTRTEKLYEQSISMGFMKLMRYICKENSTGRYLGMTLPIVTELQMLEDGNGFLKEVVTAYYLPAALQDYPPEPADPDIYIIHRDTLRVFTRSFRGTTTEETIMNQANQLWELLENTEGLRRDAYMVAVYENPGVSCRRNEIWFIRQEQ from the exons ATGGCACTAATCTCCATTGAAGATCTTGCCGAATTGGAAGATGAGTATTTGGATGATGTCACACAAAATTCTGAGCCAATGGAGGACAATGACGAGGAGAGGCTGTATGCCCATTGGCAGGCTGTGGCCAGCATGCATCAGGTTTCCGTCCCCCGAG AAATGATCGGACCAATTCAGGAGATGACAAGAAGGAACCAGGCAGCAAACGAACGTGAGGAGGTTCCATCTGTAACCCTGTCGAGGCATGAAAAG CTGGGGGAGAGTGTGTATGAAGAGAGGATCTACCCGCCAGGAAGGTGGGCCTGCGTCACTAGGACCGAGAAGCTGTACGAGCAGAGCATCTCCATGGGTTTCATGAAACTCATGCGCTACATCTGCAAAGAGAATTCCACAGGTAGG TACCTGGGTATGACTCTGCCTATTGTGACC GAACTCCAGATGCTAGAGGATGGGAATGGATTTCTCAAGGAAGTTGTGACTGCTTACTACCTGCCAGCGGCATTACAGGACTACCCACcggaacctgcagatcctgacATTTATATAATCCACAGGGACACTCTGCGAGTTTTCACCAG GAGTTTCCGTGGTACAACTACAGAGGAAACTATCATGAATCAGGCGAACCAATTGTGGGAGCTGCTGGAAAACACAGAAGGTCTGCGGAGGGACGCCTACATGGTGGCCGTCTACGAGAACCCCGGGGTGTCCTGCCGCAGGAATGAGATCTGGTTCATTCGCCAGGAGCAATAG
- the LOC111850781 gene encoding E3 ubiquitin-protein ligase TRIM35-like, protein MAAEASSLDNDLCCAICSDFFKDPLVLKCSHSFCRDCLQNFWKGSDSRQCPLCRSRFSGEDPPVNIVLRNVVQSYLQQRNEKRVAEKSASRCRLHGENLSFFCEDDQELLCVVCQTARKHRNHQLCPVEEAAEDKKVELRTLLIPLKENLEKFTKVKQEFEETAKHMKSQSQQTEKRIKEEFEELHQFLRDEEEARLTVLREEDMQKSERLKQKIENISKQVSTLSEKIQDIETAMGAEDISFLKTTKDNKDKVQCSLQVPELPSGALIDVAKYLGSLKFRVWEKMLEIVQYTPVTLDPNTADRWLSVSDDLTSVRHTGIYQQLPDSPERFFPCACVLGSEGFNSGKRSWEVEVGNKTEWDVGVVAESANRKGVITCRPKNGFWVVSLRNGKEYEAWTTQPTRLRLTRKPRRIRVQLDYDRGEVSFLNPAGMSLIYTFKDTFTGTLFPFFSPCLIEDGSNAGSLKICPGKVSVILVSSQ, encoded by the exons ATGGCTGCTGAAGCTTCATCTCTGGACAACGACCTCTGTTGTGCCATTTGCTCAGATTTCTTCAAGGATCCCCTTGTCCTGAAATGTAGCCACAGCTTCTGCAGAGACTGTCTGCAGAATTTCTGGAAAGGGAGCGACTCTCGCCAGTGTCCATTGTGCAGGAGCAGGTTCTCTGGGGAGGATCCCCCTGTTAACATCGTCTTAAGAAATGTTGTGCAGTCATATTTACAACAAAGGAATGAAAAGAGGGTAGCAGAGAAGAGTGCATCTCGCTGCAGGCTCCATGGAGAGAACCTTTCATTCTTCTGTGAGGACGATCAGGAGCTCCTCTGTGTGGTTTGTCAGACTGCAAGGAAACACAGAAACCACCAGCTCTGTCCAGTGGAAGAAGCTGCAGAGGATAAGAAG GTGGAACTCAGGACTTTACTGATTCCACTAAAGGAAAATCTGGAGAAGTTTACAAAAGTAAAACAGGAGTTTGAAGAAACAGCTAAACACATGAAG AGTCAGTCCCAGCAAACTGAGAAGAGGATAAAGGAGGAATTTGAGGAACTCCATCAATTCCTGAGAGATGAAGAGGAGGCCAGACTGACTGTACTGAGAGAGGAAGACATGCAGAAGAGTGAGCGGTTGAAGCAGAAGATAGAAAACATCTCCAAACAGGTCTCCACCCTGTCAGAGAAGATCCAGGATATTGAGACGGCCATGGGAGCTGAGGACATCTCATTCTTGAAG ACCACGAAGGACAACAAAGATAa AGTCCAGTGCTCACTGCAGGTCCCAGAGCTGCCTTCAGGGGCACTGATAGATGTGGCCAAATACCTGGGATCTCTGAAGTTCAGAGTCTGGGAGAAGATGCTGGAGATTGTGCAGTACA CTCCTGTCACTCTGGACCCGAACACTGCAGACCGCTGGCTCTCTGTGTCTGATGATCTGACTAGTGTGAGACACACTGGAATTTATCAGCAACTTCCTGACAGCCCAGAGAGATTCTTCCCTTGTGCATGTGTGCTGGGCTCTGAGGGGTTTAACTCAGGAAAACGCAGctgggaggtggaggtggggaACAAAACTGAGTGGGATGTAGGAGTGGTAGCAGAGTCTGCTAACAGGAAGGGGGTGATTACATGCAGGCCAAAAAATGGATTCTGGGTTGTATCTCTGAGGAACGGCAAAGAGTATGAAGCATGGACCACACAACCAACCCGCCTGAGACTGACGAGGAAACCGCGGAGGATCAGAGTGCAGCTGGACTATGACAGGGGGGAGGTGTCCTTCTTAAACCCCGCTGGCATGTCACTCATCTACACCTTTAAAGACACATTCACTGGGACCCTGTTTCCATTTTTCAGTCCATGTTTAATAGAAGATGGTAGTAATGCTGGATCCCTGAAGATCTGCCCAGGAAAGGTATCTGTGATATTAGTGTCATCCCAGTAA
- the LOC111850778 gene encoding filensin-like isoform X1 produces MLRTSCLHDVCTEKYECTDSLEKLDLPDVSYPESAILDWESLQELNECFTKYINWAHVLEQHNAIFRKQLDTLHRIEEVSNLEDGFLEQIKLNRQRISELSSQRTKLQHEWKDAEWVLNEHNNRYRSECEYQQQLRSTLGQLNKEADAALLRNLGFQIQCQLLKDDISSTKERNKKNFTEIKTYVDILRQIDQAKPRVSVVSCGITEEKFLAQRCVTILQSQLEEYGSIIYQLQSEKQRLQNETAVLEQTIKCTQESHDDEIQLYNEKVNMLHKDIEEAECTLEKCTGKCRHLDFYLASLENELDRYRRIIKKEGDRLNLAITTTPVMFSTNLQFGQTSLVGSRGRDLTQAIQDITSAKPRQKVLKENMQNNKDVTSKENMLEGMERGKPGEEGKEIEEQMDSVLYQNVGGEPEDVPDGSQISRGFKMLHDLLRGRLGKHKKKVPEPEPETEPEPEPEPEPAVDIYTKGRYVTVTGESSYVSPYFSSSPSAGHVSITKANGATPPDEDLGKEISIPVPVPSPAPSPPPLTPSTPTGNGKEGGNGKNDRKEGDKEEDVVGGKYGKSNENGGEEESQHPESDPAQPFKTNMWGNISDGSSQYLPLPLMPLPRASPSSEFISYEKVEMAESVKKISDDNRFKDYEETVVIVETMVEKTSKKKHGGRSY; encoded by the exons ATGCTCAGGACAAGCTGCCTGCATGATGTTTGCACAGAGAAGTATGAGTGCACTGACAGCCTTGAGAAACTGGACCTTCCGGATGTCTCTTACCCTGAGTCTGCTATCCTAGACTGGGAGAGTCTGCAGGAGCTCAATGAATGCTTCACCAAGTACATCAACTGGGCACATGTGCTCGAGCAGCACAACGCCATCTTCAGGAAGCAGCTGGACACTCTGCACAGGATAGAGGAGGTCTCTAACCTGGAAGACGGCTTTCTTGAGCAGATCAAGCTGAACCGGCAAAGGATTAGCGAACTGTCATCTCAACGCACCAAATTACAGCATGAGTGGAAAGATGCTGAGTGGGTTCTGAATGAGCACAACAACAG GTACAGGAGTGAATGTGAATACCAACAGCAGCTGCGGAGCACTCTAGGGCAGCTTAATAAG GAAGCTGATGCTGCTTTGCTAAGGAATTTGGGGTTTCAGATCCAATGCCAGTTGCTTAAAGATGACATCAGTTCCACTAAAGAGAGAAACAAAAAG AACTTTACTGAGATAAAGACCTATGTGGACATTCTGCGACAGATAGACCAGGCAAAGCCACGAGTCTCTGTCGTGTCCTGTGGAATTACAGAG GAGAAATTCTTAGCCCAGAGGTGTGTCACCATCCTGCAGAGTCAGTTGGAAGAATATGGGAGCATCATCTACCAGCTGCAATCAGAAAAACAAAGGCTCCAGAATGAG ACTGCAGTGTTGGAGCAAACAATCAAATGTACCCAGGAGAGCCACGATGACGAGATCCAGCTGTACAACGAGAAGGTTAACATGCTGCATAAGGACATAGAGGAGGCCGAGTGCACGCTGGAGAAGTGCACGGGCAAGTGTCGGCACCTGGACTTCTATCTGGCTTCTCTGGAGAACGAACTGGACAGATATAGGAGGATTATCAAGAAAGAGGGTGACAG ACTGAACCTGGCAATTACTACTACTCCTGTGATGTTCTCAACGAATTTACAATTTGGCCAAACCTCCCTGGTgggcagcagaggaagag ATCTGACTCAAGCCATACAGGACATCACCAGTGCAAAACCTCGCCAGAAGGTCCTGaaggaaaacatgcaaaataataaGGACGTTACATCCAAAGAAAATATGCTGGAGGGGATGGAAAGGGGGAAGCCGGGGGAAGAAGGGAAGGAGATCGAAGAGCAGATGGACTCAGTTTTATATCAAAATGTTGGTGGTGAACctgaggatgttccagatggaaGCCAGATCAGTAGGGGGTTTAAAATGCTTCATGATCTCCTGAGAGGGCGACTGGGTAAGCACAAGAAGAAGGTGCCAGAACCTGAGCCTGAAACTGAGCCTGAACCTGAGCCTGAACCTGAGCCTGCGGTCGACATCTACACCAAGGGCAGATATGTGACTGTAACTGGCGAGAGCAGCTATGTGAGTCCTTACTTCTCCTCTTCCCCCTCAGCAGGACATGTTTCCATCACCAAGGCTAATGGCGCAACACCTCCTGATGAAGACTTAGGAAAGGAAATATCcattcctgttcctgttccctccccagctccctcacccccacccctaaCACCATCTACTCCTACAGGAAATGGAAAGGAGGGTGGAAATGGCAAAAATGACAGAAAGGAGGGTGACAAGGAGGAAGATGTTGTGGGAGGAAAATATGGGAAGAGCAACGAGAATGGAGGTGAAGAAGAATCTCAGCATCCAGAAAGTGACCCAGCTCAGCCCTTCAAGACAAATATGTGGGGCAACATCTCTGATGGCAGTAGTCAGTATTTGCCCCTACCCCTAATGCCCCTCCCCAGAGCTAGCCCATCCTCTGAATTCATAAGCTATGAGAAGGTGGAGATGGCAGAATCTGTCAAGAAGATTTCTGACGACAACCGATTCAAAGACTACGAGGAGACTGTTGTTATTGTAGAGACAATGGTTGAGAAGACCAGCAAGAAAAAGCATGGAGGACGATCCTACTAA
- the LOC111850778 gene encoding filensin-like isoform X2, whose product MSEASNTDENDCVCLREHILSSCKSSSDWESLQELNECFTKYINWAHVLEQHNAIFRKQLDTLHRIEEVSNLEDGFLEQIKLNRQRISELSSQRTKLQHEWKDAEWVLNEHNNRYRSECEYQQQLRSTLGQLNKEADAALLRNLGFQIQCQLLKDDISSTKERNKKNFTEIKTYVDILRQIDQAKPRVSVVSCGITEEKFLAQRCVTILQSQLEEYGSIIYQLQSEKQRLQNETAVLEQTIKCTQESHDDEIQLYNEKVNMLHKDIEEAECTLEKCTGKCRHLDFYLASLENELDRYRRIIKKEGDRLNLAITTTPVMFSTNLQFGQTSLVGSRGRDLTQAIQDITSAKPRQKVLKENMQNNKDVTSKENMLEGMERGKPGEEGKEIEEQMDSVLYQNVGGEPEDVPDGSQISRGFKMLHDLLRGRLGKHKKKVPEPEPETEPEPEPEPEPAVDIYTKGRYVTVTGESSYVSPYFSSSPSAGHVSITKANGATPPDEDLGKEISIPVPVPSPAPSPPPLTPSTPTGNGKEGGNGKNDRKEGDKEEDVVGGKYGKSNENGGEEESQHPESDPAQPFKTNMWGNISDGSSQYLPLPLMPLPRASPSSEFISYEKVEMAESVKKISDDNRFKDYEETVVIVETMVEKTSKKKHGGRSY is encoded by the exons ATGAGTGAGGCCAGCAACACGGACGAGAATGATTGTGTTTGTCTCAGAGAGCACATactgagctcatgcaaaagcagcagcg ACTGGGAGAGTCTGCAGGAGCTCAATGAATGCTTCACCAAGTACATCAACTGGGCACATGTGCTCGAGCAGCACAACGCCATCTTCAGGAAGCAGCTGGACACTCTGCACAGGATAGAGGAGGTCTCTAACCTGGAAGACGGCTTTCTTGAGCAGATCAAGCTGAACCGGCAAAGGATTAGCGAACTGTCATCTCAACGCACCAAATTACAGCATGAGTGGAAAGATGCTGAGTGGGTTCTGAATGAGCACAACAACAG GTACAGGAGTGAATGTGAATACCAACAGCAGCTGCGGAGCACTCTAGGGCAGCTTAATAAG GAAGCTGATGCTGCTTTGCTAAGGAATTTGGGGTTTCAGATCCAATGCCAGTTGCTTAAAGATGACATCAGTTCCACTAAAGAGAGAAACAAAAAG AACTTTACTGAGATAAAGACCTATGTGGACATTCTGCGACAGATAGACCAGGCAAAGCCACGAGTCTCTGTCGTGTCCTGTGGAATTACAGAG GAGAAATTCTTAGCCCAGAGGTGTGTCACCATCCTGCAGAGTCAGTTGGAAGAATATGGGAGCATCATCTACCAGCTGCAATCAGAAAAACAAAGGCTCCAGAATGAG ACTGCAGTGTTGGAGCAAACAATCAAATGTACCCAGGAGAGCCACGATGACGAGATCCAGCTGTACAACGAGAAGGTTAACATGCTGCATAAGGACATAGAGGAGGCCGAGTGCACGCTGGAGAAGTGCACGGGCAAGTGTCGGCACCTGGACTTCTATCTGGCTTCTCTGGAGAACGAACTGGACAGATATAGGAGGATTATCAAGAAAGAGGGTGACAG ACTGAACCTGGCAATTACTACTACTCCTGTGATGTTCTCAACGAATTTACAATTTGGCCAAACCTCCCTGGTgggcagcagaggaagag ATCTGACTCAAGCCATACAGGACATCACCAGTGCAAAACCTCGCCAGAAGGTCCTGaaggaaaacatgcaaaataataaGGACGTTACATCCAAAGAAAATATGCTGGAGGGGATGGAAAGGGGGAAGCCGGGGGAAGAAGGGAAGGAGATCGAAGAGCAGATGGACTCAGTTTTATATCAAAATGTTGGTGGTGAACctgaggatgttccagatggaaGCCAGATCAGTAGGGGGTTTAAAATGCTTCATGATCTCCTGAGAGGGCGACTGGGTAAGCACAAGAAGAAGGTGCCAGAACCTGAGCCTGAAACTGAGCCTGAACCTGAGCCTGAACCTGAGCCTGCGGTCGACATCTACACCAAGGGCAGATATGTGACTGTAACTGGCGAGAGCAGCTATGTGAGTCCTTACTTCTCCTCTTCCCCCTCAGCAGGACATGTTTCCATCACCAAGGCTAATGGCGCAACACCTCCTGATGAAGACTTAGGAAAGGAAATATCcattcctgttcctgttccctccccagctccctcacccccacccctaaCACCATCTACTCCTACAGGAAATGGAAAGGAGGGTGGAAATGGCAAAAATGACAGAAAGGAGGGTGACAAGGAGGAAGATGTTGTGGGAGGAAAATATGGGAAGAGCAACGAGAATGGAGGTGAAGAAGAATCTCAGCATCCAGAAAGTGACCCAGCTCAGCCCTTCAAGACAAATATGTGGGGCAACATCTCTGATGGCAGTAGTCAGTATTTGCCCCTACCCCTAATGCCCCTCCCCAGAGCTAGCCCATCCTCTGAATTCATAAGCTATGAGAAGGTGGAGATGGCAGAATCTGTCAAGAAGATTTCTGACGACAACCGATTCAAAGACTACGAGGAGACTGTTGTTATTGTAGAGACAATGGTTGAGAAGACCAGCAAGAAAAAGCATGGAGGACGATCCTACTAA
- the LOC111850778 gene encoding filensin-like isoform X3, which produces MLRTSCLHDVCTEKYECTDSLEKLDLPDVSYPESAILDWESLQELNECFTKYINWAHVLEQHNAIFRKQLDTLHRIEEVSNLEDGFLEQIKLNRQRISELSSQRTKLQHEWKDAEWVLNEHNNRYRSECEYQQQLRSTLGQLNKEADAALLRNLGFQIQCQLLKDDISSTKERNKKNFTEIKTYVDILRQIDQAKPRVSVVSCGITEEKFLAQRCVTILQSQLEEYGSIIYQLQSEKQRLQNETAVLEQTIKCTQESHDDEIQLYNEKVNMLHKDIEEAECTLEKCTGKCRHLDFYLASLENELDRYRRIIKKEGDRLNLAITTTPVMFSTNLQFGQTSLVGSRGRDLTQAIQDITSAKPRQKVLKENMQNNKDVTSKENMLEGMERGKPGEEGKEIEEQMDSVLYQNVGGEPEDVPDGSQISRGFKMLHDLLRGRLGKHKKKVPEPEPETEPEPEPEPEPAVDIYTKGRYVTVTGESSYEMERRVEMAKMTERRVTRRKMLWEENMGRATRMEVKKNLSIQKVTQLSPSRQICGATSLMAVVSICPYP; this is translated from the exons ATGCTCAGGACAAGCTGCCTGCATGATGTTTGCACAGAGAAGTATGAGTGCACTGACAGCCTTGAGAAACTGGACCTTCCGGATGTCTCTTACCCTGAGTCTGCTATCCTAGACTGGGAGAGTCTGCAGGAGCTCAATGAATGCTTCACCAAGTACATCAACTGGGCACATGTGCTCGAGCAGCACAACGCCATCTTCAGGAAGCAGCTGGACACTCTGCACAGGATAGAGGAGGTCTCTAACCTGGAAGACGGCTTTCTTGAGCAGATCAAGCTGAACCGGCAAAGGATTAGCGAACTGTCATCTCAACGCACCAAATTACAGCATGAGTGGAAAGATGCTGAGTGGGTTCTGAATGAGCACAACAACAG GTACAGGAGTGAATGTGAATACCAACAGCAGCTGCGGAGCACTCTAGGGCAGCTTAATAAG GAAGCTGATGCTGCTTTGCTAAGGAATTTGGGGTTTCAGATCCAATGCCAGTTGCTTAAAGATGACATCAGTTCCACTAAAGAGAGAAACAAAAAG AACTTTACTGAGATAAAGACCTATGTGGACATTCTGCGACAGATAGACCAGGCAAAGCCACGAGTCTCTGTCGTGTCCTGTGGAATTACAGAG GAGAAATTCTTAGCCCAGAGGTGTGTCACCATCCTGCAGAGTCAGTTGGAAGAATATGGGAGCATCATCTACCAGCTGCAATCAGAAAAACAAAGGCTCCAGAATGAG ACTGCAGTGTTGGAGCAAACAATCAAATGTACCCAGGAGAGCCACGATGACGAGATCCAGCTGTACAACGAGAAGGTTAACATGCTGCATAAGGACATAGAGGAGGCCGAGTGCACGCTGGAGAAGTGCACGGGCAAGTGTCGGCACCTGGACTTCTATCTGGCTTCTCTGGAGAACGAACTGGACAGATATAGGAGGATTATCAAGAAAGAGGGTGACAG ACTGAACCTGGCAATTACTACTACTCCTGTGATGTTCTCAACGAATTTACAATTTGGCCAAACCTCCCTGGTgggcagcagaggaagag ATCTGACTCAAGCCATACAGGACATCACCAGTGCAAAACCTCGCCAGAAGGTCCTGaaggaaaacatgcaaaataataaGGACGTTACATCCAAAGAAAATATGCTGGAGGGGATGGAAAGGGGGAAGCCGGGGGAAGAAGGGAAGGAGATCGAAGAGCAGATGGACTCAGTTTTATATCAAAATGTTGGTGGTGAACctgaggatgttccagatggaaGCCAGATCAGTAGGGGGTTTAAAATGCTTCATGATCTCCTGAGAGGGCGACTGGGTAAGCACAAGAAGAAGGTGCCAGAACCTGAGCCTGAAACTGAGCCTGAACCTGAGCCTGAACCTGAGCCTGCGGTCGACATCTACACCAAGGGCAGATATGTGACTGTAACTGGCGAGAGCAGCTAT GAAATGGAAAGGAGGGTGGAAATGGCAAAAATGACAGAAAGGAGGGTGACAAGGAGGAAGATGTTGTGGGAGGAAAATATGGGAAGAGCAACGAGAATGGAGGTGAAGAAGAATCTCAGCATCCAGAAAGTGACCCAGCTCAGCCCTTCAAGACAAATATGTGGGGCAACATCTCTGATGGCAGTAGTCAGTATTTGCCCCTACCCCTAA